Proteins from a single region of Pseudarthrobacter sp. NIBRBAC000502772:
- a CDS encoding enoyl-CoA hydratase/isomerase family protein: MPSPESANGHLSPRDFRTLLVEEREDRVVVLLNRPEVRNAIDQQMVDELHVVCAALEQNPKVLIIAGVDGVFASGADIAQLRERRRDDALQGINSTIFVRIAKLPMPVIAALDGYCLGGGAELAYAADFRIGTPSVRIGNPETGLGILAAAGASWRLKELVGEPLAKQILLAGLVLRAEEALAASLITEIHEAPDLMDAAHNLADRIGRQDPLAVRITKSVFHAPAEAHPLIDQLAQGILFESPAKFDRMQAFLDKKSEKKKP, from the coding sequence ATGCCCTCCCCGGAAAGCGCGAACGGACACTTGAGCCCCCGCGACTTCCGCACGCTCCTGGTCGAGGAGCGTGAGGACCGCGTGGTGGTCCTCCTCAACCGCCCGGAAGTCCGGAATGCCATCGACCAGCAGATGGTGGACGAACTGCACGTGGTCTGCGCCGCGCTTGAGCAGAATCCCAAGGTCCTGATCATTGCAGGGGTCGACGGCGTCTTTGCCTCGGGTGCGGACATCGCCCAGCTCCGCGAGCGGCGCCGCGATGATGCCCTGCAGGGCATCAACTCCACGATTTTCGTGCGGATCGCGAAGCTGCCCATGCCGGTCATTGCCGCCCTGGACGGGTACTGCCTGGGCGGCGGCGCCGAGCTCGCCTACGCGGCAGACTTCCGGATCGGAACGCCCAGTGTGCGGATCGGCAACCCCGAAACAGGGCTGGGGATCCTCGCTGCGGCCGGGGCCAGCTGGCGCCTCAAGGAGCTAGTGGGGGAGCCGCTGGCCAAGCAGATCCTGCTCGCGGGCCTGGTCCTCCGCGCCGAGGAGGCCCTGGCTGCCAGCCTCATCACGGAGATCCACGAGGCACCGGACCTGATGGATGCCGCGCACAACCTGGCGGACCGGATCGGCCGCCAGGATCCGTTGGCTGTCCGGATCACGAAGTCGGTTTTCCACGCCCCGGCCGAGGCCCACCCGCTGATTGACCAGCTGGCACAGGGGATCCTTTTTGAATCCCCGGCCAA
- a CDS encoding CsbD family protein, which yields MGLGDKISNEAEHLGGKAKEAAGNATDNDKLKAEGQADQVKADAKKVGENVKDTFKD from the coding sequence ATGGGCCTCGGAGACAAGATCAGCAACGAAGCAGAGCACCTGGGCGGCAAGGCCAAGGAAGCGGCCGGCAACGCCACGGACAACGACAAACTTAAGGCCGAAGGCCAGGCGGACCAGGTCAAGGCTGACGCAAAGAAGGTCGGCGAAAACGTCAAGGACACCTTCAAGGACTAG
- a CDS encoding Rieske (2Fe-2S) protein yields the protein MLGPVDQIPFGEGRAFGVDAEQVAVFRLRDGTLRALSAVCPHRGGPIADGTIDREVVICPLHQHTFSLETGCSSTGAEPLRTYSVQEDAEQNIVLNYPHMRGNSLA from the coding sequence ATCCTGGGCCCCGTGGACCAGATCCCGTTCGGTGAGGGCCGGGCCTTCGGGGTGGACGCCGAGCAGGTTGCGGTCTTCCGGCTGCGGGACGGGACCCTGCGCGCCCTGTCCGCGGTCTGCCCCCACCGCGGCGGCCCCATTGCGGACGGCACCATCGACCGGGAGGTGGTGATCTGCCCGCTGCACCAGCACACGTTCAGCCTGGAAACGGGCTGCTCCAGCACCGGCGCCGAACCTTTGCGCACGTACAGCGTCCAGGAGGATGCCGAACAGAACATTGTTCTGAACTATCCCCACATGCGTGGCAATAGTTTGGCTTAA
- a CDS encoding SRPBCC family protein, whose translation MEHSTSLTQHIHATPEKVWAVISDIPGSASTLSGIDAVQMLSDGPYGEGTRWKETRTMMGRSETVEMWVTQADPPRSTTVKALQGGADYTSRFSLAERDGGTDLTLTFGADVVKPTLLSKVSMTLFGKLGMSMTRKALTKDLAEIAAKAESL comes from the coding sequence ATGGAACACAGCACAAGCCTGACCCAGCACATTCATGCCACGCCGGAAAAGGTCTGGGCGGTCATCTCGGACATCCCGGGTTCCGCCTCCACCCTGTCCGGCATCGACGCCGTGCAGATGCTCAGCGACGGGCCCTACGGCGAGGGAACGCGCTGGAAGGAAACGCGGACCATGATGGGCCGCTCGGAAACTGTGGAGATGTGGGTGACGCAGGCCGATCCTCCCCGCAGCACCACGGTCAAGGCCCTCCAGGGCGGCGCCGATTACACCTCGCGCTTCAGCCTGGCCGAGCGCGACGGCGGGACGGACCTGACGCTGACCTTCGGCGCCGACGTCGTCAAGCCCACCCTGCTCAGCAAGGTCAGCATGACCCTCTTCGGCAAGCTGGGCATGAGCATGACACGCAAGGCGCTCACGAAAGACCTGGCGGAAATCGCCGCCAAAGCGGAATCGCTCTAG
- a CDS encoding dienelactone hydrolase family protein, which yields MTYVDLSAQSAAAGGSPSLGGYLATPSGPGPFPAVLMIHEAFGLNDLVRGHADRMARAGYLTLAVDLFSDGGPRRCLVSTMRSMLRGSGRAFTDLATARTWLATSPLSTGKTGVIGFCMGGGFALLVARDGFDAASVNYGRLPGNLEESLRGACPIVANFGGRDLTLKGAAGKLGTALDNLGIENSVKEFPTAGHAFLNETDLGPAVFRPLMRVMGIGPDPASSPEAWQRIDDHFARHLKNMDATRPPSIAP from the coding sequence ATGACTTATGTGGACCTGAGTGCCCAGAGTGCCGCTGCCGGCGGTTCGCCTTCGCTCGGCGGATATCTCGCCACGCCTTCCGGGCCAGGTCCGTTTCCCGCGGTCCTGATGATCCACGAAGCCTTCGGCCTGAACGACCTCGTTCGCGGGCATGCAGACCGGATGGCCCGCGCCGGGTACCTGACGCTGGCGGTGGACCTGTTCAGCGACGGCGGCCCGCGCCGCTGCCTGGTCAGCACCATGCGGAGCATGCTCCGGGGAAGCGGCCGCGCGTTCACCGACCTCGCCACCGCCCGGACCTGGCTGGCCACGTCACCGCTGTCCACCGGCAAGACCGGGGTGATCGGGTTCTGCATGGGCGGAGGATTCGCGCTGCTGGTGGCCCGCGACGGCTTCGACGCGGCCTCGGTCAACTACGGCCGCCTGCCCGGCAATCTCGAGGAAAGCCTCCGCGGCGCCTGCCCCATCGTGGCCAACTTCGGCGGCCGCGACCTCACCCTCAAGGGCGCGGCCGGCAAGCTCGGGACCGCCCTGGACAACCTCGGCATCGAAAACAGCGTCAAGGAATTTCCCACCGCAGGCCACGCGTTCCTCAACGAAACCGACCTGGGCCCCGCGGTTTTCAGGCCGCTGATGCGCGTCATGGGCATCGGCCCCGACCCGGCGTCCTCCCCCGAAGCCTGGCAGCGGATCGACGACCACTTCGCCCGGCACCTCAAGAACATGGACGCCACCCGACCACCATCGATTGCTCCGTAG
- a CDS encoding amino acid permease, with product MPQSTPTELESPTAQSAVVDSTLSAEGYKKSLSGRQVTMIAMGGAIGVGLFMGAGGRLASTGPALIFSYAIAGVIAYLLMRALGELIMYRQTSGSFVSYAGEMFGKKGAYLSGWMYFINWAMTGIAELIAIGLYFQFFFPNVPVELSAIAALLLLVGVNLMSVKAFGEFEFWASCLKVGAIMIFLAVGTFMVVTNAQVGDGNASVNNLFAAEGGMFPKGALVMILVLNAVIFAYNGIELVGITAGEMQDPAKEVPKAIRAVVFRIVVFYVGSVTLLAMLLPSDQYVAGTSPFVTVFGQMGLGWMGDVMNMIVITAALSSCNSGLYSIGRIFRTMANNGHAPEWLTRMSKSHVPYAAILAIGAVYLVGILLNIWLGGSHAFDLALNSASIGVIFTWGAIFASQIALRHKKGKVSSLPAPGGTWSSWVGLIALLAITVLIGFDTMTSKTGEVFHLGLWTLATIPFFALVLWLGWQKVKHNEPKSELFC from the coding sequence GTGCCTCAAAGTACCCCCACAGAACTCGAGAGCCCGACGGCGCAATCCGCCGTCGTCGACTCCACCCTCAGCGCCGAGGGCTACAAAAAATCCCTGAGCGGACGCCAGGTCACCATGATTGCCATGGGCGGCGCCATCGGCGTCGGCCTCTTTATGGGTGCAGGCGGACGCCTGGCCTCCACTGGCCCTGCGCTCATTTTCTCCTACGCTATTGCCGGCGTTATCGCCTATCTGCTGATGCGGGCCCTGGGCGAGCTGATCATGTACCGCCAGACGTCGGGTTCCTTCGTCAGCTACGCCGGTGAGATGTTCGGCAAGAAGGGCGCGTACCTGTCCGGCTGGATGTACTTCATCAACTGGGCCATGACCGGCATCGCCGAACTCATCGCGATCGGACTGTACTTCCAGTTCTTCTTCCCCAACGTGCCGGTCGAACTCAGCGCCATTGCCGCGCTGCTGCTGCTCGTGGGCGTCAACCTCATGAGCGTCAAGGCGTTCGGCGAATTTGAATTCTGGGCCTCTTGCCTCAAGGTCGGCGCCATCATGATCTTCCTGGCCGTGGGCACCTTCATGGTGGTCACCAACGCCCAGGTGGGCGACGGCAACGCCTCGGTGAACAACCTCTTCGCAGCCGAAGGCGGAATGTTCCCCAAGGGTGCGCTGGTGATGATCCTGGTCCTGAACGCCGTGATTTTCGCCTACAACGGCATTGAACTCGTCGGCATCACGGCCGGTGAAATGCAGGACCCCGCCAAGGAAGTTCCCAAGGCGATCCGCGCCGTCGTCTTCCGCATCGTGGTGTTCTACGTCGGTTCCGTGACCCTCCTGGCGATGCTGTTGCCCTCGGACCAGTACGTGGCCGGCACCTCGCCGTTCGTCACCGTTTTCGGCCAGATGGGCCTCGGCTGGATGGGCGATGTTATGAACATGATCGTCATCACCGCCGCGCTGTCCTCCTGCAACTCGGGCCTGTACTCGATCGGCCGGATCTTCCGGACCATGGCCAACAACGGGCACGCCCCGGAGTGGCTGACCAGGATGTCCAAGAGCCACGTGCCGTACGCCGCCATCCTGGCCATCGGCGCCGTCTACCTCGTTGGCATCCTGCTGAACATCTGGCTGGGCGGCTCACACGCCTTCGACCTCGCGCTCAACTCCGCCTCGATCGGCGTGATCTTCACCTGGGGCGCCATCTTCGCCAGCCAGATCGCGCTGCGCCACAAGAAGGGCAAGGTCTCCTCCCTGCCCGCGCCCGGCGGAACCTGGAGCAGCTGGGTCGGGCTCATTGCGCTGCTGGCCATCACCGTGCTCATCGGCTTCGACACCATGACCAGCAAGACCGGCGAGGTATTCCACCTCGGTCTCTGGACCCTGGCCACCATCCCGTTCTTCGCACTGGTGCTGTGGCTGGGCTGGCAGAAGGTCAAGCACAACGAGCCCAAGAGCGAGCTCTTCTGCTAG
- a CDS encoding PEP/pyruvate-binding domain-containing protein: MADTQQPFPLLGTVRPGQAALGSKAATLNDLSAVGFRVPPGFIVTAEAFDRPGRILADALQDAADRIGPGPFAVRSSATAEDLPDASYAGLYETFLNIPRDDLEDATRRCLASAAHPRVVAYESARGASGQEQPAAPAMAVLIQQMVQPLAAGVAFTANPLTGDRDETIVTAVHGLGEPLVAGDAVGEQWSVRDQDAVATRNAGTLTPAQAREVAGLARSVAAHAGAPQDIEWAIDTDGVLFLLQARPMTALPEAVDWVVPGKGLWSRNFRLGEWLPDPMTPLFEDWVLPRIESGYLDGMQGDARVRVPFRYASVNGWYYNAPPVPSPRLLGRVILDSRGRAPWFLFNALLRVSTNPAAAHRAVLHGLELKWRNHLLPEYRQLVRNAEREVDSASPARLVELVDAVCNQAGIYLWSLSIVGGSAWKMESALARFWQKHLAGPLHRTAAGATGHQVLLRGLPGTAPAGVSHAVYSLDWYHPTAGESFLSHKGADQLPATGKAEGLSAQRADAEAAARQALKDQPRLLARFNALLEVAQHYAALREEQSHDLSLAWPLLRRCARRLGEHLVATGLIEDPADVHFLNLNEVTGRSAGTRPPVASRRDTWQRQRNLAAPLTLGETGRFIGDPIARAVDAARSSHDLPEGAIVGHPASTGRITGIVRVMHGPEDFDSFLEGEVLVAKSTAPAWTPLFALAAAIITDGGTLAAHASLVAREFGIPAVVGTGDATLQLRTGQRVTVDGGAGIVIPTGRGNSGSPKW; encoded by the coding sequence ATGGCGGACACCCAGCAGCCGTTTCCCCTGCTTGGTACCGTTCGCCCGGGACAGGCAGCGCTGGGCAGCAAGGCGGCCACGCTCAATGACCTCTCCGCAGTCGGATTCCGTGTGCCGCCAGGCTTCATCGTCACTGCAGAGGCCTTTGACCGGCCCGGCCGGATCCTCGCCGATGCATTGCAGGACGCCGCCGACAGGATCGGTCCGGGACCCTTTGCCGTCAGGTCCTCCGCTACCGCAGAAGACCTGCCCGACGCTTCGTATGCAGGCCTCTACGAGACCTTCCTCAACATTCCACGAGATGACCTCGAGGATGCAACCAGGCGCTGTCTGGCGTCCGCTGCCCACCCCCGGGTGGTGGCGTATGAGTCGGCGCGCGGAGCCTCTGGCCAGGAACAACCGGCCGCGCCTGCCATGGCGGTACTCATTCAACAGATGGTCCAGCCCCTTGCCGCCGGCGTCGCTTTTACCGCCAATCCGCTCACCGGGGACCGTGACGAAACCATCGTCACGGCCGTGCACGGACTCGGCGAACCCCTCGTTGCCGGTGACGCTGTCGGGGAACAATGGAGCGTCCGGGATCAGGATGCAGTCGCCACCCGGAACGCCGGCACTCTCACACCAGCCCAGGCTCGGGAGGTAGCCGGGCTGGCCCGCAGTGTCGCGGCCCATGCCGGGGCGCCGCAGGACATTGAGTGGGCCATTGACACAGACGGTGTCCTGTTCCTTCTGCAGGCCCGGCCCATGACGGCCCTGCCGGAGGCTGTTGATTGGGTGGTGCCTGGCAAAGGTCTGTGGTCTCGGAACTTCCGCCTCGGTGAATGGCTGCCGGATCCGATGACCCCGTTGTTCGAGGACTGGGTCCTTCCCCGGATCGAATCCGGATACCTCGACGGCATGCAAGGCGACGCCCGCGTGCGGGTGCCCTTCCGCTATGCCTCCGTTAACGGCTGGTACTACAACGCCCCGCCGGTGCCCTCCCCAAGGCTCCTCGGACGAGTAATTCTGGATAGCCGCGGCCGGGCACCCTGGTTCCTGTTCAACGCCCTCCTCCGCGTCTCCACCAATCCAGCCGCGGCGCACCGCGCGGTTCTCCATGGCCTGGAGCTGAAGTGGCGCAACCACCTGCTGCCCGAGTACCGCCAGCTCGTGCGGAACGCGGAACGGGAGGTTGATTCGGCATCCCCGGCCAGGCTTGTCGAACTCGTGGATGCCGTGTGCAATCAAGCAGGAATCTACCTTTGGTCGCTTTCCATCGTCGGCGGTTCTGCCTGGAAGATGGAATCCGCACTGGCCCGGTTCTGGCAGAAGCATTTGGCTGGCCCGCTGCACCGGACGGCTGCAGGAGCAACCGGCCACCAGGTGCTTCTTCGCGGCCTGCCCGGAACCGCCCCGGCAGGGGTTTCCCACGCGGTCTACTCCCTGGACTGGTACCACCCCACCGCCGGCGAATCGTTTCTCAGCCACAAGGGCGCTGACCAACTGCCGGCAACAGGGAAGGCCGAAGGCCTTAGCGCCCAGCGGGCCGACGCCGAAGCGGCCGCACGCCAGGCACTCAAGGATCAGCCCCGACTGCTCGCACGATTCAACGCCCTCCTTGAGGTCGCCCAGCACTACGCGGCCCTGCGGGAAGAACAGTCCCACGACCTGAGCCTGGCATGGCCGCTCCTGCGCCGCTGCGCCCGCCGGCTCGGCGAACATCTGGTCGCCACCGGCCTCATCGAGGATCCAGCGGACGTTCATTTCCTGAACCTGAACGAGGTCACCGGCCGATCAGCGGGTACGCGGCCGCCCGTTGCCAGCCGACGCGATACCTGGCAACGGCAGCGGAACCTCGCCGCACCGCTGACCCTCGGCGAAACCGGCAGGTTTATCGGTGATCCGATCGCCCGAGCGGTGGACGCGGCAAGAAGTTCACACGACCTGCCGGAAGGGGCCATCGTGGGGCATCCCGCGAGCACTGGACGGATCACCGGCATCGTCCGTGTCATGCATGGACCGGAAGACTTCGACTCCTTTCTCGAAGGCGAAGTACTGGTCGCTAAATCGACAGCGCCAGCATGGACACCGCTCTTCGCCCTTGCCGCGGCTATCATCACCGACGGCGGAACCCTGGCGGCTCACGCCTCCCTGGTCGCCCGTGAATTCGGAATTCCCGCCGTCGTAGGAACGGGAGACGCGACCCTCCAGCTCCGCACGGGGCAACGCGTCACCGTCGACGGCGGCGCAGGCATCGTCATACCGACAGGTCGCGGGAATTCGGGTTCCCCGAAATGGTAA
- a CDS encoding acetyl-CoA C-acyltransferase: MVEAFLVGGVRTPVGRYGGALSAVRPDDLAALVIREAVSRAGLDPDSIEEVILGNANGAGEENRNVARMAVLLAGLPLHIPGITVNRLCASGLSAIIQASHMIKSGAADVVIAGGVESMSRAPWAQEKPATAFAKPGQIFDTSIGWRFVNPLFQKGQLARDGKMTYSMPETAEEVARVDGITREDADAFAVRSHERSLAAIAAGRFRDEIVPVPVKSRKAETVVDTDEGPRAGTTLEVLAGLRPVVRGGSVVTAGNSSTLNDGASAIIVASEAAIARLGLTPRARIIDGASAGCEPEIMGIGPVPATQKVLARSGLSAGDLGAVELNEAFATQSLASMRRLGLDPDTVNNDGGAISLGHPLGSSGSRLAITLLGRMEREDARIGLATMCVGVGQGTAMLLERV, encoded by the coding sequence ATGGTCGAGGCTTTTCTTGTTGGCGGCGTCCGCACTCCCGTGGGCAGGTACGGCGGTGCGTTATCGGCGGTCCGTCCTGATGATCTGGCTGCACTGGTGATCCGGGAGGCCGTGTCCCGTGCGGGCCTGGACCCGGACAGTATCGAGGAAGTCATCCTGGGCAACGCAAACGGCGCTGGCGAGGAGAACCGCAACGTGGCCCGGATGGCGGTCCTGCTGGCCGGGCTTCCCCTCCACATTCCCGGGATCACGGTTAACCGGCTGTGCGCGTCCGGGCTGAGCGCCATCATCCAGGCCAGCCACATGATCAAGTCTGGCGCCGCGGACGTGGTGATCGCCGGCGGCGTCGAGTCCATGAGCCGTGCGCCGTGGGCCCAGGAGAAGCCCGCCACGGCGTTCGCGAAGCCGGGACAGATCTTCGATACGTCCATCGGCTGGCGCTTCGTCAACCCGCTGTTCCAGAAGGGCCAGCTGGCGCGGGACGGCAAGATGACCTACTCCATGCCGGAAACCGCGGAGGAAGTGGCACGCGTGGACGGCATCACCCGCGAGGACGCCGACGCCTTCGCGGTCCGCTCCCACGAGCGTTCCCTCGCCGCCATCGCCGCAGGGCGCTTCAGGGACGAGATCGTCCCGGTGCCGGTGAAGTCCCGCAAAGCCGAAACGGTGGTGGACACCGACGAAGGCCCGCGGGCCGGCACCACCCTGGAAGTCCTCGCCGGGCTGCGCCCCGTGGTTCGGGGCGGGTCCGTGGTCACGGCCGGGAACTCGTCCACGCTGAACGACGGCGCTTCGGCCATCATCGTTGCGTCCGAGGCCGCCATCGCACGGCTGGGACTGACGCCGAGGGCCCGGATCATCGACGGCGCCTCCGCCGGCTGCGAACCCGAAATCATGGGCATCGGCCCGGTCCCGGCGACGCAGAAAGTGCTCGCACGGAGCGGCCTCAGCGCTGGTGACCTGGGCGCCGTCGAGCTTAACGAAGCGTTCGCCACGCAGTCGCTCGCGAGCATGCGTCGGCTCGGGCTGGACCCGGACACGGTGAATAACGACGGCGGCGCCATCAGCCTGGGGCATCCGCTCGGTTCCAGCGGATCGCGGCTCGCCATCACCCTGCTGGGCCGGATGGAACGCGAGGACGCCAGGATCGGTCTGGCTACGATGTGCGTTGGCGTGGGCCAGGGCACCGCGATGCTGCTGGAGCGTGTCTGA
- the nirB gene encoding nitrite reductase large subunit NirB, whose product MTSVLDRPQGRHTGAAPRRRLLVVGNGMAGARAVEEILARGGAEQFTITMFGDEPYGNYNRIMLSHVLSGEESDADIFLNALSWYRENSITLHAGVRVDRIDKATKHVFSNDGRVTPYDTLIIATGSRSHMPPMDGLYTPGGSVKHGVFGFRTIDDTRRMVQHAQQEHHRRAVVIGGGLLGLEAAYGLKSHGIEVEVVHSGGHLMNAQMGPDGGAVLRRSVEALGIRVHTSSRTTAVLGRDMVSGVSLRDREDIACDMVVVAAGIRPNVDVAVLSGLPVERAIVVDDRLRVQDEDDIYAVGECVQHRGEVYGLVAPLWEQAVVLANHVTGADTSSAYLGSRTATKLKVAGVDVASMGLHGPELVTDEHIVFSEPSRGIFKSIVVRDNKMVGATLLGDSRKVAYLTQAYDRGLPLPDERIALMFDVGGPGEAVGVAELDDGAQVCNCNGVSKKALVDAVKGGCTTVSGAMDATRAGKGCGSCKLLVKQVVEWAADGAVEEDPAASYYVPGIPLDKPALMAAIRKQGLRSVSQVFMALAPGSAEDAKSKMGLASLLKMMLADQYIDERDARFINDRVHANIQRDGTFSVVPQMKGGVTSVQQLRRIADVAEKHNVPLIKLTGGQRIDLLGIPKEDLPQVWADLDMPSGYAYGKSFRTVKTCVGKDFCRYGTGDSTKLGIEIESRFQGIESPAKLKLAVSGCPRNCAESLVKDVGVVAVEGGRWELYVGGAAGAHIRKGDLLATVDDPEEVKLLTGRFMQYYRENANWLERTYSFVPRVGIEHLRAVIVEDSEGVAAELDAAMQASVDSYVDPWSERDDPLTPGQFRTSLPLTVLPQVPVR is encoded by the coding sequence ATGACCAGCGTGCTGGACCGGCCGCAGGGGAGGCACACAGGCGCCGCGCCACGCCGTCGGCTGCTGGTGGTGGGAAACGGGATGGCGGGCGCCCGGGCCGTGGAGGAGATCCTGGCCCGCGGCGGTGCCGAGCAGTTCACCATCACCATGTTCGGCGACGAGCCCTACGGCAACTACAACCGGATCATGCTCAGCCACGTCCTCTCCGGCGAGGAAAGCGACGCCGACATCTTCCTGAACGCGCTGTCCTGGTACCGCGAGAACAGCATCACGCTGCACGCCGGGGTCCGGGTTGACCGGATCGACAAGGCCACCAAACACGTGTTCTCCAACGACGGCCGCGTTACACCGTACGACACCCTCATCATCGCCACCGGGAGCCGCTCCCACATGCCGCCGATGGACGGGCTGTACACACCCGGCGGGTCCGTGAAGCACGGTGTGTTCGGGTTCCGCACCATCGATGACACCCGGCGGATGGTCCAGCATGCGCAGCAGGAGCATCACCGGCGGGCCGTGGTGATCGGCGGCGGCCTGCTTGGTTTGGAGGCGGCCTATGGCCTGAAAAGCCACGGCATCGAGGTGGAGGTGGTCCACTCGGGCGGGCACCTCATGAATGCGCAGATGGGGCCCGACGGCGGCGCGGTGCTGCGCAGGAGCGTGGAGGCCCTGGGCATCCGGGTGCACACGTCCAGCCGCACCACAGCCGTCCTCGGGAGGGACATGGTCAGCGGCGTCAGCCTGCGGGACCGGGAGGACATCGCCTGCGACATGGTGGTGGTGGCCGCGGGCATTCGGCCGAACGTGGACGTGGCCGTGCTGAGCGGGCTCCCGGTGGAGCGGGCAATTGTGGTGGATGACCGGCTGCGGGTCCAGGACGAAGACGATATCTACGCCGTGGGGGAGTGCGTCCAGCACCGCGGCGAGGTCTACGGGCTGGTGGCGCCGCTGTGGGAACAGGCCGTGGTGCTTGCCAACCACGTGACCGGCGCCGATACGTCGTCGGCCTACCTCGGCTCCCGGACCGCCACCAAGCTGAAGGTGGCCGGCGTCGACGTCGCATCCATGGGACTGCACGGCCCCGAACTCGTCACCGACGAGCACATCGTCTTCTCGGAGCCCAGCCGCGGCATTTTCAAGTCCATCGTGGTCCGCGACAACAAGATGGTGGGTGCCACGCTCCTGGGCGACAGTCGGAAGGTGGCCTACCTGACGCAGGCCTACGACCGCGGGCTGCCGTTGCCCGACGAACGGATCGCGCTGATGTTCGACGTCGGCGGGCCGGGTGAGGCGGTGGGCGTGGCCGAGCTCGACGACGGCGCCCAGGTCTGCAACTGCAACGGCGTCAGTAAGAAGGCCCTGGTGGACGCCGTGAAGGGCGGCTGCACCACTGTTTCCGGCGCCATGGACGCCACCCGGGCGGGCAAGGGCTGCGGTTCCTGCAAGCTGCTGGTCAAACAGGTGGTGGAATGGGCCGCGGACGGCGCGGTGGAGGAGGACCCGGCGGCCAGCTACTACGTGCCCGGGATCCCGCTGGACAAGCCGGCCCTGATGGCCGCCATCCGGAAACAAGGCCTGCGCTCCGTCTCCCAGGTGTTCATGGCCCTGGCTCCCGGCAGCGCCGAGGACGCGAAATCCAAAATGGGCCTCGCGTCACTGCTGAAAATGATGCTCGCGGACCAGTACATCGACGAACGCGACGCCCGCTTCATCAACGACCGCGTGCACGCCAACATCCAGCGCGACGGCACGTTCTCCGTGGTCCCGCAGATGAAGGGCGGCGTGACGTCCGTGCAGCAGCTGCGCCGCATCGCCGACGTCGCCGAGAAGCACAACGTTCCGCTGATCAAACTGACCGGCGGGCAGCGGATCGACCTCCTGGGGATCCCCAAGGAGGACCTCCCGCAGGTCTGGGCCGACCTGGACATGCCCTCCGGGTACGCCTACGGCAAGAGCTTCCGCACCGTGAAGACCTGCGTGGGCAAGGACTTCTGCCGTTACGGGACGGGGGACTCCACCAAGCTGGGCATCGAGATCGAGTCCCGGTTCCAGGGCATCGAGTCGCCGGCCAAGCTGAAGCTGGCTGTGTCCGGTTGCCCACGGAACTGCGCGGAATCGCTGGTCAAGGACGTGGGCGTGGTGGCCGTGGAGGGCGGACGCTGGGAGCTTTACGTCGGGGGAGCGGCGGGCGCCCACATCCGCAAGGGCGACCTGCTGGCCACCGTGGATGATCCGGAGGAAGTGAAGCTTCTGACCGGCCGGTTCATGCAGTACTACCGTGAGAACGCCAACTGGCTGGAACGGACCTACTCCTTTGTGCCGCGGGTGGGCATCGAGCATCTCCGCGCCGTCATCGTGGAGGATTCCGAAGGTGTCGCCGCGGAACTGGACGCCGCCATGCAGGCATCCGTGGACAGCTACGTGGACCCGTGGAGCGAACGCGACGATCCGCTTACGCCGGGCCAGTTCCGCACGTCCCTGCCGCTCACGGTCCTGCCCCAGGTGCCGGTCCGGTGA
- a CDS encoding pentapeptide repeat-containing protein → MAAKAPKVTAPRLSPVSLEDVTDDPAPDFRRGERYDGVRYSRAVADGLELSGTDFAECEFQGVSFNDTQLRGATFRDCILSELYAPVFRAARSTWRDVQLNNPRLGSAELYETGWQSVRIDGGKLDFLNLRGSKLTDVVISDCIINELDLGSASGTRVALKNCTIGTLDLTGSRLKDFDLRGTDFRTISGLGSLAGVVIDDYQLSLLAPLLAGHLGVLVL, encoded by the coding sequence GTGGCGGCAAAGGCCCCCAAGGTAACGGCTCCCCGGCTCTCGCCGGTCAGCCTGGAGGATGTCACGGATGATCCGGCCCCGGACTTCCGGCGTGGTGAAAGGTACGACGGCGTCCGGTACAGCCGGGCGGTCGCCGACGGTCTGGAGCTGAGCGGCACGGATTTTGCCGAGTGTGAGTTCCAGGGCGTCTCCTTCAATGACACCCAGCTCCGCGGGGCCACGTTCCGGGACTGCATCCTGTCCGAGCTGTACGCGCCGGTGTTCCGGGCCGCCCGCTCCACGTGGCGGGACGTGCAGCTGAACAATCCCCGGCTGGGCTCCGCTGAGCTGTATGAGACGGGCTGGCAGTCGGTCCGGATCGACGGCGGCAAGCTGGACTTCCTGAATCTGCGCGGGTCCAAGCTGACGGACGTTGTCATCAGCGACTGCATCATCAACGAACTGGACCTCGGTTCCGCCTCCGGGACGCGCGTGGCGCTGAAAAACTGCACCATCGGCACCCTGGATCTGACGGGCTCGCGGCTGAAGGATTTTGATCTTCGCGGCACGGATTTCCGGACCATCAGCGGCCTCGGCAGCCTGGCCGGCGTGGTGATCGACGACTATCAGCTGAGCCTGCTGGCGCCGCTCCTGGCCGGGCACCTCGGCGTCCTTGTCCTGTGA